In Aspergillus nidulans FGSC A4 chromosome II, the genomic stretch TGTCTATTCCCGGTCACGGTTCGCGCTTTGGGTCCCGTCGGCTGTGTGAGAGTGAGACAAGTGCGAACTTGTTCTCTAGTTAGGCGTCCCGAGCCAGTCAGGGCCCGAGCGGCAGGATCCGGGTACGATGCCTCTATACCGATATAGTCATGGGTACGAGCGCCGCAAAAAAATCGTCAGGAAGAATGAAGAGCCCTGGTGCGTGTTCCGTACTGGTTATACATGCCTTCGACGTACTTTGGTGAAGTCTAGGGGTAGTAAACAAGTTAGGTAGTGCGATCATCCCTTGGCTAGGGAGGCTACTGGATAGCGTTATTGGAGCGTGGGcacgaggaggaagcgatGGTAGTCAAATTTCTTGCATTCGTCGGCAAAAAAAAGGTCAAAAAATTTTCTCCCCGACTGGGAGTCGAACCCAGGTCTCCCGCGCTTGCTCCTGTTAGGTGACaagcggaaatcatgaccgTTAGACCATCGAGGATTTGTTGTTGTTAGATTCTTAAAATTTTAATTGATATTATATGTCATGCGAAAATTAGGACTACAACGCAGCACCCTATATTAACATTCTTTACTGCTTTATCATAACATCTACTCTCATGGATTTAAGGCGCACTACACGCACTACATATCCTCTCCCTAGGGGTGTTTAAGAAATCAAATTTGTGgggaacaaaaaaaaaggaagcaTAGAGAGTGGGTGCTTGCTGCCGTGGAGAGGAAATATATACCAGATGTAGTACTGGCTATTCAGCTTGCAGTATATACTCTGCTACGCATGAATACCCATTGGATGCCAAACTGAATCATCTTAAACGTTCATTCAAGACTCCCCAAAATAGTTGTTCTTGTTTGACGGAACCCTAGGTCTACCGTGACTCAACTTCGATTGCATTGTTATAACTAGATACAGGTCGACGTATAGTTGTAGCGTGGCACACCGGCCAGCCCAATCCATCCCAGGCTCCACACACTTCATCCCTGCATACCAAACAGACACCGAGACATTAAAGCGGCCGGGACCGTAATATAATAGATGTCACGATTGGGCCATAATTGTTAGGCGATAAGCCAAACTCTACATGTCAACGGAGCCCTCGCACGACCAGAACTCGACACACCAGCAAGGACAAAGGTTGGCGCACTTAACACCCGAGCTTTCCTTACATATGAGTGTGTCCGCACCGCAGATACTGAGGGATACAATAACAGTCACTGTACTCGATTGACCTCAGCTGCAATCCCTTCATAGCCGGAACCAGCATCGACAATTATCCGTGACAACGTATCGAAAAACAACAGCTGCCTGCAAGAACTCAACCGATCCTCTGCACGAAGATGGCAGAATCTGAGCATTTTTTGGTCTCGCATTGGATTACTGGACACCAAAAACCGAGCATCTTGGCACAACATAAGAGGACAATCGCTAAAAGCGATGGGCTGGCTTTATGCATGGGAAGAATAAGCAGCCTGACCCGCCGACGAATACTGAAACCGAAGACACTCACCTGCAAGAACCGCCGCCCGGCACAGTAGAAGAGCCAACTACACCTAAATGGCAGTGTAGCAGCGAAGCTTTGCATCTGAGTATCACCCCGACTAGCTGATAGCATCTAGTTTGCCCAGAATATCAAGATCTAGCTCCACATCCCAGCCCTATTGCGCTAGCCCTAGATAGGTACATACATGGTCAAACCTAATCTATACAAGACACATATTGCTTTTCCTGAGCCCCAGTCCAAGACTGACCTAAAGCCCTAATTGTGATGATCACCCCGCCTGCTCTAAGATGTAGCAGAGTGATCGAGTCGGAGATCATACTGACGATACGTATCAAGCACGGCAGCTCGGCTTTGCGCTATCAGGAGAAAACCCGCAATGATCGTGGAATATACATTTACCAGCGAGTCTCATAAGACGTAAGGATGCAGTGATATTTTGAGCAATGGGTAGATGACATGTAGTACGTAAGTATTCGCTGCATCTGGGGCTGTTGTCTACTTCCGAATCCGTGAATAGTACAAGTACATCAAAAATAGTAGGAAACCCGCTACAATGCAGAGCCAAAGGAAAAAGacccaaagaagaggaatgaCCAGAAGAGAGATGTAATTAAATCCTCACTCAATTGACCAAACAGCCAGCCAGAGGCCAAGGCGAATCAAATCAAGCCATGGTAAATCAGTCGACCTAGGTCATGATAACGCCCGGGGAattaaaaaaaataagaaacGACGCAACCTGGTATGGTATCAGGCTAAATAACTTTTGTCTCATGCTGCAAGATCGTAACTGCGTTTCAACATCATTCCATTCCATCACGTCTTGACTACTAGAAAGTCGTAGGTAGACTCAAGCATCGATTCCACCACCGCCATGCAAAAATCAGGTAGTGTAAGTAAGGCTGTTTGCTAGTCAAAGCATCAAATAGGTGgtattcttttctttttttagGTAAAATGAGTGAGTGGCCGACATCATCTGAAAAGGAGGGACTCGTGGGGACCGAGGTCACCCCGACTCCGGCCTCGGTGGCTGTCGGGTAGAGGAGGGTGATTGTAGTTGGGGGTGGTTCTGGTTTTCTTGCACTGCTGTTTGCTCGCTCCAAGTGAAGTAGATAGGTAAATAGGTATAATAATAACCCAAGCCAATTCGCCGATAATGCATGCGAGAAATTGCGCGATTTAGATGTCGTTTTGTGAGAGTAAGACAGGATTCAGGCGGTTTTGTTGGGCGATTGAAGGAGAGCAAATAGGGCGAATAATGCGATGGGTGTGCAATCTCCCTATCGGGCCAATCGCAATCAAGGGTGATATCAATGGCACCGAAACAGGATTGAGCGCGGACTGACCGCAGCCCGTCGCTCACCGACCGAACTGAGCTGGTGTCGCAGCGCTTGGATTAGCTCAAGTCGGTTTCGCGGCGCACGGTCGTCTGGGGTTCGATACCCCGACCTCGCTGCGCTCGAAAATTTTCTTAGGCTCCGTCTGTCACAGCATCCAGTCCAGCCcgttggcttcttcctcaataGGAAAGACCTCGCGCGCGTATTCCTCCATGTCTCGCCAGCCCGACCACAGCTTCCGGGCCTCGTCTGTGACACGCTGTGAGATTACCCCTCCGGGACCCTGCATCATTCCCGCCCCGGCGCCCTTGCCGTTGGCTGGACCCAATCCCTTGGGAGATCCGGCTGCAGGACGGGAGAATTCGGGTAGAGGGAAATAAGGAGCCTTGTGCTCACCGAAGACCACCTCGATGGCCTCAAGCTGTTCCCGGTACCCGACTGGAATGTTGACTTTGATCTCGACCTTGGGGACCTGGACGTACGTTACCCGGCGGTTGAGAGCGCGCGAAAAGGCCGCGCATACTTGTACGGGAGATAGCGTCTCGAATGTGAGCGCAATCCTACACCAGTCAGCAAGTTCTCAatcttcgttttctttcaCCCATCCCCCATTCAATCGGCAACCTACCGATGACCGTTCCACTTCTGAGGCCCGTCTTTGAAaatctgcagcagcgccggGCCGACGTCATGCTCTGCATCTAGCCAAGGCAGCGGGATGTCCGGGTCAAAGGGTGCATGCCACTCGAAAGTGCCGTCTGGCATGAGCTCCATCTGGAAGAGCGGGTATGGCAAGCTTGTAAAGTTGTTATTGTAGATACCCGCATAAACGAAAGTGGACGGCAGGCCGAGCTGGCGGACGTAGTTCTCCACGGTAAACTTGGGCGCCCACATGGGCACGGCGGGCCAGGGCCCGTAGAGCGAGTGGTCTGGCATACTGCTGTAGATGTAGTGCTGGATGGTACCGGCGCGCTTGGCGGCGTCGGCGAGGTCCTTGCCAATCGCAATCTCATCACCGGCCTGGGATGTGGTATTGATGAAGGCGAGGTGCGCGCCCTCAAACAGCGTGTCCATCAGCGGGACATTATTTAACAGGGGCCCCTGGAACAATGTGACATTGGGaatggcctggagctcctctGCAATGAGGCCCTTGAGTGAATGGACCTGCGCGCGCACATGATGTCCGACGGCCGCGGCGACGCGGATGAGCGAAGCGGCCTGGCGCCCCGTCGCGTTGACGACGGCGATTGTCTTCTTTTGCTGGGCCATTCGGACGGCTGAATCCTCGACGGGTCCCTGGCGGTGGGAGTCTTGTGGGGGACGACGATGGTGTTGTCAAGCAGGTGTCGAGCAGAGGTGAAGGATCAGGGGGAAAAATGATTGAATTATGCGGGGTAGTGGAAGAGCAGACGCAGCAAAGCCCGACACCCAATGGAGAAGGAGGGCTCGGCTGGAACCTGGAGAAGGTCAGGTGGAATCCGCACGGCTTTGACTCTTGGGCTAGAGAGCCAGGCTAGTCAAGGATGGGTCGAGAGGCCGCAACCAGGAAGCTGCGAAAAAGTCGGGACTCGTCAAGGCAAGGAGGAGTAGTGGGGAAAGCGGAAGTGGGAGAAGAGGCCGCAAGCACGATAAGATCAAAAACTCACCCGAGACGTTGGAGGCTGAGACGTAGGCTGAGACGTCGGCTGAGAAGTATAGGGGATGTCGCCGTATAAAGTAGACAGTAAAGTAGACAGTAAAGTAGACAGCCAAGCAAGCAGAGAACGAGCGATGATTCCAGAATGCCGCAATCACCGAAATCGATGGTgcaagaagaaaacagaACGAGGAGCAAGCAGCCTGGAAATCAGGTGCAGTGATATGATCACCGTCCGGCACCGCGTGCCTCCAAGGTTCGACTCGCGAGGGTTTCTGTTAGCTAAGGCTGCCGATTATGAATAATAGGAATGGGAATATGGGATGGCCAGGTGCACCAAGACTTCTGGCGAGTGGATATTCCGAGCTGCGAACCTGATTAAGATTGTCGGCTGAAAAATTTTCGAGCTTGAATGCTGGATTTGATATCTGCGTCTGAGACGTGGATCTGAAAGACTGGTTCCGGGATCAGGCGGGCATTGACCTGGACAGGACCTGGACAGGACCACAACGGCTACGCTGAATACGGCTTCCGATCTGGGTCCGATGATATTCACATTATATACTCCAAAATAGTTAGGGACTCAGCATTCCTTAGAGTCAGGACCCGTACGCCAGGTCAAGGCTACAGGATCAAGGTTATATGATGGATCATGCAGGATcctcgtttctttttttcgATCGCTTTCTAAACACTTGCTAAGGGATTCTTGGATTCTTGGTACGGGACGTTCCCGCACGCTTCGACGTGCCTCCAGAGGAGCCAGCCGTCGTCGCTCAACACTCAGGCCAGATAAGCCGCAGCAGAATTCTCGCAGTGACGCCAGACCAGACTCGCTGGAGTCGCTGGAGTCCAGACTCCAGCCCGACGGGAAGATCGCACACAGGCCGACCAGGTTGGTAACGAAAAACGCTGCGGTCGTGCTGCGTCGGCCATTGATTTCTTTCCTTTACGTAACACTGGAACTGCCTCAGGCAGCGCTAGACACGTTGGTGTACGGAACCCGCAAGGCTCTTCCGGCCCAGCAGTCACGCCGTCTTACTGTGGCTACAGATCGAGAATCGATCCCAGAGCCCGCTGGCGGTCACACAGTACGGTACACCGTACGGTGTCCGTACGGCGTCGAGCACGAGCGCGACTCGGATATTACTTGCGGTGGACATCCAGATAGAGACGGACGAGCTGTTCATCGAAGTCAATCATGACACCAGTCTAAACCGGTTCGGGAAGGCCTAGGGCGGTCAAAAAAGCAAATCACTAACACCCCAGACATGACACAATCCTGGCCGGTCTTGTCCGCAGGTCACGGGTTGGCAGCGTCGGCAGCCACAGACGGATCCTAGCTGGGTACTGCTGGTACTGCTGGTACTGCTGCTACCATTGGTACTAGCTGGATACTCAAAACAGCAGGCCCCcggagagaaaaagaaacgtCGACCGCCCGGCTCAGCGCCCGGCTCAGCACGTCCGCTGAGGAAATGCCATTCTCAGTCCTCGACCAGCGCACGTTGACTCGCTGACCAGACCTGAACCGCCGAACTCGAGATCCATACTCCATCCCGACCACTGACCAGCCAATCTATGCCCCGCGGCGTTCCACGGTGTCGCCAAGCCCAGTGCATCTCCATGTTGATATGCTGGAAACCGTGACCGGCACTTTGACGAGTCCCACCGCTACGGTAGTCGTGCGTGGTTTTTCTAGCGTCCCACGGTCGTCGGCGAGGCGTTCGATCGGAGGGTGCTCATTCGAGTCTGATTTAGTCTGATTTAGTCTGACTCGGTCATTCGAGTCTGCATAACATAAAAAATACCAAAGGAATATAAAGGACCTTGGAGATAGAGCATCGGTAGAGCGACCGAGATGGCGCAATCCGCAAGGCGGGGTTAGCTTCCTCGGATCTTTTTGACAGAATCTTGGAGGGGTATGAGGtgcggagaggaagggcgTCTCCGCGGAGAAGGCCCAGCGGCTGCTTTCGAGTGGCTTTCCGTGCTGAGGTCATCCTACAGTCCTCTTAGTcctgccagttcccctgCCGGTCACCTGCCCTGGGCAAGCACTGGGCCCGGCAGACGCCGCGCCCAGCCCTTCCAGGCTGGGTACCTGACTATATGGGGTACAGCGTCTGGTACGCGGTCCCCCTCTTGCCCTTGCGAGCAGCGACCCTTATTCCTACAGCCAAGCACAAGCAATATAGCCGCCAGCGTGCCCTATCAACGATCACTATCACTCTCGCCTATCTATCGGCTTAGACTATGTAGACATCTATTGTAGCTCATCGAGGATCGAGGTCAAGGCGCAGATCCCGCCATCGGCCAGTGCGACGACCCTGCGCGGTACCCGTCCCCGTCGActtcctccatctctctgTCGCTGATTTCACGTGGCCCAATGCCGGCCAGTCCCCAGATGCCAGGCCGTCGTCGCGCCAGCAGCTGTGCGGCCGTCCGCTCGTCAGAGTGCAGGTGCGCGCCCGACTTCCGCAGTAGAAGCACGTGTTCGGACAGTCCAGCATTAGCGGCCAGGAAGAGCGGGGTGCGTCCGTTGCGATTCCGCAGATGCACCGACCCGCcctgaagcagcaggaatCGCAGAATATCTACGGACGGTGATGTTGCTGCCAGATGCTGTAAAGCGTTAGCGGTGTTGCTAAgcagggaagagaagaagaggagagaagaggagagaagaggagagaagaagtgagaagaagagaacgaggagaaaAGCTTACCATTGGAGTGTTTCCGGAATAGTCAGCATCGTTCAGCAGCCAGTGATGCTCGCTCTTCAAGAGCTCTTCAACGCGAGCAAGGTCCCCCTGCGCGATGGCGTATCCCAATATAGTGAGCGCCTGAACGCGCTCGGGCAGAGCTCCATCCGGATGGCGGAAGACTGGCTGCGACGACTCGGTCAGCTCGCCGCGCAGAGAGACGGACATCTTGCTCGCCACGAGCTTGGGGTCCGCCCCGGGGAGCGCCAGCAGGTAAGCCAGCTTGGTTAGGGCAGCTTCTGTGGTCATGTCTAATCCCGCGACGACACCGGCCTTGGAGAGACTCATGCCGGGAGCATACACGGGGCTGACACTACCGGTCAGACCTGGACAATTTAGTAACGTTGATCGGTTTCTTCTGACGCTATGGGTTACTCACATTGAGTGAcattgacgatgacgatcCCTCGCGCGATCGCGTCAGCAAGCACCTTGGTCATGGCATTGTCCTGGCCGTGGGGCGCGTTCCCAGCGCCAAACGTTTCCAGGACCAGCCCACGCAagccctccagcttcaacaccGCATCCACCATCTCCGGCTTGATACCTGGGAAGATACGGAGACAGGCGACATGCGTCGTGTCCAGGTTTGTCTGGATGCTAAAATGCTCAATGCTGTTCGGCCGGTTCACGATTTCCCAGTTGACATTCGTGCGCATCGACGTCGTGACAGCCAGCGGCGCGCAGTTGGGCGAATTAAAGGCATTGAAGTCGCTGGCCGCTACCTTGGTCGCCCGGTAAAGCACGAAACAGCTTGTTGTTGAAGTACAGACAGACCTCTGGAATCATGAAGTGGCCAGCCACAACCAGTGACCCGAGTAGGTTATCTGTAGCGTCGTTCTGTAGCTCCAGCATCGGAGCCTGGGCTCCTGTGAGGATCACCGGCTTTCCGAGGTTCTGCAGCATGAAGCTCAGCGCCGAGCAGGTATACGCCAGACTGTCCGTCCCATGGAGCacgacgaagccgtcgaACAGTGTGTAGTTTCGCTCAATGGTCCGCGCAATCTCAGACCAGCCCTTAGCGTCGATGGAGCTGCTGTCGAGCAGCTCATCGAATTCAAAGACAGTGTACCTCACTCGCCGGCCGTATGCTGTCAGCGGAGTCCGCAGACTCACATGAGCCTTGATCTCCCCCACGGCGTTGGTCACCACATCCATCATAGTAGAGTTCGACCCATCGTTGAATGTCGGCACACGAGCCAGGCATTGTTTCTGGAAGTCTCGTGCTGGTACTAAGCCCGCTGGCGACGGTCGCATACAGATAGTACCCCCAGTCATGATGATCAGCACCCGAGACTCGGGCACTGGGGGTTCCATGTGGCCTTCGGCCAATTCTGGAATCGTATCATCGGCGGCGACCATGTTGGCAGTAAAGTAACCCAGTAGGGGATAATCCTTGCCAACTCAACAGCGTCTAACAACAGAATCGACAACAGTAAAGCAGTCCTTGGCGAGTCGAACACGACCCAAGAATAGCACAGATAAGGTGTAGTATCGCGATGGGTCCCGAGCTGAAAATCTTTCCGCGCTCCAAATGCAGTCTAGATCAGCCGAGATAAGAATCTGGCCAGACAGTATCAAACCGCCAGAGTGATTGTGGTTTTTTGCGCCTTTTATAGGAAAGTGACAGGAGCTCAGGGAGACAGTAGTAGCAGCAGTAGTGCGAGCATCGTTCCCTCGTTTTATTCTCTCTGGTGTTGAGAAAGTTTTTAGCAGCGGCCTATTACGTACGGGATGCGCCTCTGTGGACGCGGGCAAGGAGATCCTGGAGCCACTCCGTGTTAGTGTACCGCTGCGAGATTTTTGTTGCCGCCACTCTTTCCTTTCGAGTATCTGAGACAAGGACAATGTCCGTGGTTGGCTTCCGACGTCGGCATATGAGCTTATGCATGAGTTGACATTCGAGAGATGACGTCGAACTCAACCCGTTGGAATTACTGTTGGCCAGAATGAAGTAGAAGTTGTTCAATCAGCAGgcgaaaaagaaaatcgGACTGTGCCATTGATTGGAGCCGGCCTGACTTCGGGAAAATATATCTAGAACCAGATACGGCATCGAGTTCAAGTCGAGCTGGCCCAATTTGGCGAGTATATCCCTATCACTTCAAGATCAAAAGACGGTGGAGGCAAAATCTAGGTACGAAGAAAATAATCAGTCGGTCTTGTGACGTTCCTCGAATCACGGGATTCAGGGATCAAAGCGACGACACTATAATTCGTACTCCATACTGGGAGCATCCAGGCTCCTCGTAAATGCAGTTAGCTGCAAGGCAGTAATATTATTCCTTTGGACTGGGATGTCGCTGAACAGTTTTTTTTCTACTCTTCGGGGGGTGTTTGGCTTTTTAGAATTAATACAGCACATCATTCATTAGTGTTTAGTCTATCTCCTGGAAATAATGATACTATTCATCGCTCCTTGTCAAGGCGCCCTCAAccacaaatatatatatgaCACAATATGCATCGCAGACGTTCGCCTGAAATGCCTTTTGCTCGCAAGAAGTCGGTGTCATCGTAACTATTTAGGGCGCTTACGTATCTCTCGTCACTAGTTTGCGAGCAGCATAACCACACAGATCATTGTACGGAGTGCTCTATGCAGTGGTTCAGATAACGCACGCCGCTTTAAGCTTATGGCTTAAAGCAGCGCCCTGTTCGTCGCGTCGCGGCCCGGAAAGGGCAAAGAGTGACGAAATACGCCAACTCCGTCGGAGTTAGTTTCTCAGGTCGTAGCCGCGCAGCGCAATTAAAACAATTTTTCAGAGCTCAGATTTTTCTGTCTCCTCCCCGGCCCCTGATTAGTGTTTACCTGATTGACCTAAGTTTGACGGGgatttcctgctcttcttcttcattctttttaCTCGACCAATTGATAATTCTCACATTTACGCCAGACCAAACCTAGTCTGTACATCAACATGTCGAACGACCAGCAGAAGGATCTTGCGGAGCGCATCTCCGAGCCTGTTGTTCCCCCAGAGGTTGCGAGGGAGATTGGCCTTTTGGAGCAGCAGTTTGTTCGCGCAGAGGTTGAGCAGAGTAAGTAACTTGATACAAGATAGGCTCGTTGTCCAGCGCATCGCATCGTTTGCAAAGTGCCGGCGATGTTATTATACGTTAATCAATGTTATATACAATGTACATGCTAACATGAACCAAATTACAGTGCGTCGCTCCATCGTCGAACTTCGTCCCCTGTATGAAAAGCGCGCCAAGATCGTCGCGCACCCTGAGGTGCAGAGCAACTTCTGGGTTCGCGTGTTGTCCAATGCGTCCGGTGACGTCGACCAGTACATCACTCCCGCCGATGCGGCGATCCTTGGCTCTGCCCTGAAGAACTTGACCGTCGAGCGATTCGAAGTCAACGAGaagggcgagggcgagcCGCGCAGCATCCGTCTTACATTTGAGTTCCACACCGGCGA encodes the following:
- a CDS encoding protein apnA (transcript_id=CADANIAT00004209) encodes the protein MVAADDTIPELAEGHMEPPVPESRVLIIMTGGTICMRPSPAGLVPARDFQKQCLARVPTFNDGSNSTMMDVVTNAVGEIKAHVSLRTPLTAYGRRVRYTVFEFDELLDSSSIDAKGWSEIARTIERNYTLFDGFVVLHGTDSLAYTCSALSFMLQNLGKPVILTGAQAPMLELQNDATDNLLGSLVVAGHFMIPEVAASDFNAFNSPNCAPLAVTTSMRTNVNWEIVNRPNSIEHFSIQTNLDTTHVACLRIFPGIKPEMVDAVLKLEGLRGLVLETFGAGNAPHGQDNAMTKVLADAIARGIVIVNVTQCLTGSVSPVYAPGMSLSKAGVVAGLDMTTEAALTKLAYLLALPGADPKLVASKMSVSLRGELTESSQPVFRHPDGALPERVQALTILGYAIAQGDLARVEELLKSEHHWLLNDADYSGNTPMHLAATSPSVDILRFLLLQGGSVHLRNRNGRTPLFLAANAGLSEHVLLLRKSGAHLHSDERTAAQLLARRRPGIWGLAGIGPREISDREMEEVDGDGYRAGSSHWPMAGSAP
- a CDS encoding protein nmrA (transcript_id=CADANIAT00004208), with translation MAQQKKTIAVVNATGRQAASLIRVAAAVGHHVRAQVHSLKGLIAEELQAIPNVTLFQGPLLNNVPLMDTLFEGAHLAFINTTSQAGDEIAIGKDLADAAKRAGTIQHYIYSSMPDHSLYGPWPAVPMWAPKFTVENYVRQLGLPSTFVYAGIYNNNFTSLPYPLFQMELMPDGTFEWHAPFDPDIPLPWLDAEHDVGPALLQIFKDGPQKWNGHRIALTFETLSPVQVCAAFSRALNRRVTYVQVPKVEIKVNIPVGYREQLEAIEVVFGEHKAPYFPLPEFSRPAAGSPKGLGPANGKGAGAGMMQGPGGVISQRVTDEARKLWSGWRDMEEYAREVFPIEEEANGLDWML